One genomic region from Methanocaldococcus fervens AG86 encodes:
- a CDS encoding CBS domain-containing protein, translating into MLNEPVKEIMTKDVVTVTPDTPVSKALGIMEENGFHHLIVVDNKDGEEEYYLISIRDLLLATSTHEEVASLMYKAHCIHEDTPVIDAVCEMLESGQRAAPIVNDEGKLVGIVTDYDIMARAAKSKIMKDTKVTKIMTRNVITINENDSIGKARALMRDNNIGRLVVVDDEGNPIGMVTEVDILKKVFKPKRKMTVGEFKGEKVPRMGQPVKIIMNTPLITISVDDTAADAARVMQEYDIRGVPVVKGNALRGIVTRLDIIKYIAELKKGAMIEVEIHGMLDPEFKDLAERIIATEVKKMVKQAGKVHWIKINIKKDRDKGGLPYYKITTYVKTPNKLYVGEGRPKASLPNKLEAEGEDVAYTSEHERWEFIDVLKESLESVLRQIEADFEKYHPKYVGKVIKEQMQEEFNPEEFKKEE; encoded by the coding sequence ATGTTGAATGAACCAGTAAAAGAAATAATGACAAAAGATGTAGTTACAGTAACACCAGATACACCCGTATCAAAGGCATTGGGCATAATGGAAGAGAACGGATTTCACCATTTAATAGTTGTTGATAACAAAGATGGTGAGGAAGAATACTACCTAATAAGCATTAGAGATCTGTTGTTGGCTACATCAACACATGAAGAAGTTGCTTCATTAATGTACAAAGCACACTGCATACATGAAGACACACCAGTTATAGATGCTGTTTGTGAGATGTTAGAGAGTGGACAAAGGGCAGCTCCAATAGTAAATGATGAAGGAAAGTTAGTTGGTATTGTAACAGATTACGACATTATGGCAAGGGCTGCAAAGTCAAAAATAATGAAAGACACAAAAGTTACAAAGATAATGACAAGAAATGTTATAACAATAAATGAAAATGACTCAATTGGTAAAGCAAGAGCTTTAATGAGAGATAACAACATCGGTAGATTGGTTGTAGTAGATGACGAAGGAAATCCAATTGGAATGGTTACCGAAGTTGATATATTGAAGAAAGTCTTTAAACCTAAGAGAAAAATGACCGTTGGTGAATTTAAAGGGGAAAAAGTTCCGAGAATGGGTCAGCCAGTTAAGATAATTATGAACACACCTCTAATAACAATAAGCGTTGACGATACCGCTGCAGATGCTGCGAGAGTTATGCAAGAATACGATATTAGAGGAGTTCCAGTAGTTAAAGGAAATGCATTGAGAGGAATTGTTACAAGATTGGATATTATAAAATATATTGCCGAATTGAAGAAAGGAGCAATGATCGAAGTTGAAATACATGGAATGTTAGATCCAGAATTTAAAGACCTTGCTGAAAGAATTATTGCAACAGAAGTTAAGAAAATGGTTAAACAAGCAGGAAAAGTTCATTGGATAAAAATAAACATTAAGAAAGATAGAGATAAAGGAGGATTACCATACTACAAGATAACAACATACGTTAAAACTCCAAATAAATTATATGTTGGAGAGGGTAGACCAAAAGCTTCACTACCAAATAAATTAGAAGCCGAAGGGGAAGATGTAGCCTACACCTCAGAGCATGAAAGATGGGAATTTATTGACGTATTAAAAGAGTCATTAGAATCAGTGTTAAGACAGATAGAAGCAGATTTCGAAAAGTACCATCCAAAATATGTTGGTAAGGTTATTAAAGAGCAAATGCAGGAAGAATTTAACCCGGAAGAATTTAAGAAAGAAGAATAA
- a CDS encoding archaellin/type IV pilin N-terminal domain-containing protein, with protein MLDFFKNKKAISPILALLIVLGVTIVVGAVFYAWGGGLFESSQEKTQAAVKGASATMSSDVLPYYVKVGIVGHDESLATFEYVSTDVDADNDKAIKKAASYKPGTYTGCTKDERVIFEVPIYIRNNAQDKTLKGVTAKVLGLSGHLWYALHLKYDETNDQYILCKKDDTEFVGYIGATAVKEDSTGLKYVFAPGSPLCINMSNPGYKFNESSGALEPQTASVYYEDKYYNTYWTEVEYQQYKNYTTNSFADNVTTPLRLISADGVTYFMKALTSSGYSRAVNTPNVFFGNMNSTFYGGSSYSDCKTTFNNPTYTIGDVPPNTVKTVNAYIMFHWIDSEYLPDIDEIRIKIQDSEGTLAKTIPLKFHIEDPEWS; from the coding sequence ATGTTAGACTTTTTTAAAAATAAAAAAGCAATATCTCCAATATTAGCATTATTAATCGTTTTAGGAGTTACAATAGTTGTTGGAGCTGTATTTTATGCATGGGGTGGAGGATTATTTGAAAGTAGTCAAGAAAAGACACAGGCGGCAGTTAAGGGGGCATCTGCAACAATGTCAAGCGATGTTCTTCCATACTACGTTAAGGTTGGAATTGTAGGACATGATGAAAGTCTAGCAACATTTGAGTATGTTTCAACTGATGTTGATGCAGATAACGACAAAGCAATTAAAAAGGCAGCCTCGTATAAACCAGGAACATACACTGGATGTACAAAAGATGAGAGGGTTATATTTGAAGTTCCAATCTATATAAGAAATAACGCCCAAGATAAGACATTAAAAGGAGTTACTGCAAAAGTTCTCGGATTATCAGGACACTTATGGTATGCACTACACTTGAAATACGATGAAACAAATGACCAATACATATTATGTAAAAAAGATGATACTGAATTCGTAGGATATATTGGTGCTACAGCAGTAAAAGAAGATAGTACAGGACTTAAATATGTATTTGCACCAGGTAGTCCCCTCTGCATAAACATGTCAAATCCTGGATACAAATTTAACGAATCATCTGGAGCACTTGAACCTCAGACCGCTTCTGTATATTATGAAGATAAATACTACAACACATACTGGACAGAGGTGGAATATCAACAATATAAAAACTATACAACCAACTCATTTGCTGACAACGTTACAACTCCACTCAGACTTATAAGTGCTGATGGTGTAACTTATTTCATGAAAGCATTAACATCATCAGGTTACAGCAGGGCTGTTAATACACCAAACGTATTCTTTGGCAATATGAACTCCACATTCTACGGGGGAAGTAGTTACAGTGATTGTAAAACAACCTTTAACAACCCAACATACACAATTGGAGATGTTCCACCAAATACAGTTAAAACTGTCAATGCATACATTATGTTCCACTGGATAGACTCTGAATACTTACCAGATATTGATGAAATAAGAATTAAAATCCAAGACAGCGAAGGAACATTAGCTAAGACAATTCCATTGAAATTCCACATTGAAGACCCAGAGTGGTCATAA
- a CDS encoding archaellin/type IV pilin N-terminal domain-containing protein: MLDLLKNKKALSPILALLIVLGVTIVVGAVFYAWGGGLFETGQEKTKSAIEGTTSSMAYDAGAIGVSVPKEIDVEGDLDLGDVLQTSYGDYPDYSKYKLNALAKDSEWGTLYDERIIVPVPITIENYYDSALTNVKIQTEGAEEIAALQLKKTTITDAAGNSYEAYVLCDKDGNEFTGIINRTGIYPGATWVGDDGNNYSSIKYIFALPSVTGVAAVNDSKDLSVTDVSTWGSSTYRQSMRLYAGGFNNFYYACAYDTSAKKFIGWNTGWAFNKYDNPTDAYFYTNEYKVGTLQPGQKVQKEIYFLFGASMGFNIGESLKRTVEIPIKVVSDEGVYKQVNVKITLHDR; this comes from the coding sequence ATGTTGGATTTGTTGAAGAATAAAAAGGCGTTATCACCAATACTGGCTCTACTAATCGTTTTAGGGGTTACAATAGTGGTAGGAGCTGTCTTCTACGCCTGGGGAGGAGGATTATTTGAAACTGGTCAAGAAAAGACAAAATCAGCAATTGAAGGAACAACATCATCAATGGCATATGATGCTGGAGCAATAGGAGTTTCAGTTCCAAAAGAAATTGACGTTGAGGGAGACTTAGATTTAGGTGATGTTTTACAAACATCATATGGGGATTACCCTGACTACTCAAAATATAAACTAAACGCTTTAGCAAAAGATAGTGAATGGGGAACTCTCTATGATGAAAGAATTATAGTCCCAGTTCCAATAACAATTGAAAACTACTATGATTCAGCATTAACAAATGTAAAAATACAAACTGAGGGTGCTGAAGAAATTGCAGCATTACAATTAAAGAAAACTACAATAACAGATGCTGCAGGAAACAGCTACGAAGCTTATGTCTTATGTGATAAAGATGGAAATGAATTTACAGGGATTATAAATAGAACTGGAATATATCCTGGAGCTACTTGGGTTGGTGATGATGGTAACAACTACAGCAGTATAAAATATATATTTGCTTTGCCATCAGTTACAGGAGTTGCAGCAGTTAATGATAGCAAAGATTTATCAGTAACTGATGTAAGTACGTGGGGAAGCTCAACATACAGACAATCTATGAGGTTATATGCAGGAGGATTTAACAACTTCTACTACGCATGTGCATATGATACAAGTGCTAAGAAATTCATAGGTTGGAATACAGGCTGGGCATTCAATAAATATGATAACCCGACAGATGCATACTTCTACACAAATGAATACAAAGTAGGAACATTACAACCAGGACAGAAAGTTCAAAAAGAAATATACTTCCTCTTTGGAGCTTCAATGGGCTTTAATATTGGGGAATCTTTAAAGAGAACTGTTGAAATTCCTATAAAAGTGGTTTCTGACGAAGGAGTTTATAAACAAGTAAATGTTAAGATAACACTCCACGATAGATAA
- a CDS encoding A24 family peptidase, giving the protein MDLSYLYGLICSIYGAVEDWKKREVSDFLWISMLWIGVILHSLHIKNLMLFFIEIVAILFITMAVKYEKFSKLFYIGGFLFLLTFVVFKSYFALSFLVFYLVGILLYYSNLMGGGDCKFLMGLSYLKGMVFTFIIFLNAILFVIPYCIIIFLINLKNKNYRGLRLKNLILLFIALKKDAKDVKKFETVMGNDKKISLIPKINEENEKIVYEGKVWVTPQLPFLVFICFSYVLYMFYPFPVILKIIELVVKSHF; this is encoded by the coding sequence ATGGATTTAAGTTATTTATATGGGTTAATATGCTCAATATATGGGGCTGTGGAGGATTGGAAAAAGAGAGAGGTTTCTGACTTTTTATGGATATCCATGCTTTGGATAGGAGTTATTCTTCATAGCTTGCATATTAAGAATTTAATGTTGTTTTTTATTGAAATTGTTGCCATTTTATTTATTACAATGGCAGTTAAGTATGAAAAATTTAGTAAGTTATTTTACATTGGAGGGTTTCTGTTTTTATTGACATTTGTTGTTTTTAAATCATATTTTGCGTTATCTTTTTTAGTGTTTTATTTAGTTGGGATTTTGTTATATTATAGCAATCTTATGGGTGGGGGAGATTGTAAATTTTTGATGGGACTGAGCTATTTAAAAGGAATGGTTTTTACATTTATCATATTTTTAAATGCAATATTGTTCGTTATCCCTTATTGCATAATTATATTCTTAATAAACTTAAAAAACAAAAATTATAGAGGATTGAGGTTAAAAAATCTTATACTTTTATTTATAGCTTTAAAAAAAGATGCTAAAGATGTTAAAAAGTTTGAAACAGTTATGGGGAATGATAAAAAAATATCTTTAATTCCAAAAATAAATGAAGAAAATGAAAAAATAGTATATGAAGGGAAGGTTTGGGTTACTCCTCAGCTTCCATTTTTAGTTTTTATATGTTTTTCTTATGTTTTGTATATGTTTTATCCGTTCCCAGTAATTTTAAAGATAATAGAGTTAGTTGTTAAATCTCATTTTTAA
- a CDS encoding type II secretion system F family protein → MDFFKNLKNKYYRLAIKLFKMEDEKFDEILLKSGISAISSTYLPVIFLTAIIVGFMIFVMLFIFFNVFYAIFGFLVSVFTIILLGISYPYIVMEEKAKSIDENLPYAFAFISALSAANIPVVEIFNSLSKEGIYGGMSKEAKEIIKDTKIFNYDIITSFLRRARITPSKKLSAVYYNIVASLIVGAEMKNIFHEIHERLMEDRKLELLGAIEKVEILSEFYVIACGMIPLFVVMTVPVASSISAVLQSVSFLGDPMLLPLTFYLWVPIASIIFMGLVYGILPKDFKLNVSLLDVLKEFDEPKIEGIKMKFKWKPVHFITIFFWILSVISFMFFFTKKSIFMFYGEDFLMFGILAAILPFILTSYWQFIIENQKEKYYPIFLNDLTMAVRSGMDIIRAMQVCARTNYGPLTKIVKKMAVQMSWGRPINEVFADLEKTEKSLIAKRIASILKECAVSGGDIKDILTSVTVHAYRLSEMKKEISSRQFIYVVVIYLTFFLYIGTSYIMVHSLLPTLLKNVQGLSVDFYRNYLFQGILIYSIFSGASLGILTERSIIAGIKHVLFMLIVGYLIFKLYIGG, encoded by the coding sequence TTGGACTTTTTTAAAAATTTAAAAAATAAGTATTATAGGTTGGCAATAAAGCTTTTTAAAATGGAGGATGAAAAATTTGATGAAATTTTACTAAAATCTGGGATAAGCGCAATATCCTCAACGTACCTACCAGTTATATTCTTAACAGCAATTATTGTAGGTTTTATGATATTTGTTATGCTCTTTATATTTTTTAATGTATTTTATGCAATTTTTGGATTTTTGGTATCAGTTTTTACCATTATTTTATTGGGAATCTCATATCCCTACATTGTAATGGAAGAAAAAGCTAAAAGCATTGATGAAAATTTACCTTATGCGTTTGCCTTTATATCTGCCCTATCAGCGGCAAATATTCCAGTGGTTGAGATATTCAACTCTTTATCAAAGGAGGGTATTTACGGAGGGATGAGTAAAGAAGCAAAAGAAATTATTAAAGACACTAAAATATTCAATTATGATATTATAACTAGTTTTCTAAGAAGAGCAAGAATAACACCAAGTAAGAAATTATCGGCAGTATATTATAACATAGTAGCATCTTTAATCGTTGGAGCTGAAATGAAAAACATTTTTCATGAAATACATGAGAGGTTAATGGAAGATAGAAAATTAGAATTATTGGGAGCTATTGAAAAAGTTGAGATACTTTCTGAATTCTACGTAATAGCCTGTGGAATGATCCCTCTTTTTGTTGTAATGACAGTTCCTGTAGCATCTTCAATTAGTGCAGTGTTGCAAAGTGTATCGTTCTTAGGAGATCCAATGTTGCTTCCACTAACGTTTTATTTATGGGTTCCAATCGCATCAATAATATTTATGGGATTAGTTTATGGAATATTACCAAAAGATTTTAAATTAAATGTCTCCCTATTGGATGTTTTAAAAGAGTTTGATGAGCCAAAGATAGAAGGAATAAAAATGAAATTTAAATGGAAACCTGTACATTTTATCACCATATTCTTTTGGATACTTTCTGTAATCTCTTTTATGTTCTTTTTCACTAAAAAATCAATCTTCATGTTTTATGGGGAAGATTTTTTAATGTTTGGAATTTTAGCTGCTATACTTCCATTTATCTTAACGAGTTATTGGCAATTTATCATTGAAAATCAAAAAGAAAAATATTATCCAATATTTTTGAATGATTTAACCATGGCTGTGAGAAGCGGTATGGACATAATTAGAGCGATGCAAGTTTGTGCAAGAACAAATTATGGTCCTTTAACAAAAATTGTTAAAAAAATGGCTGTTCAGATGTCGTGGGGAAGGCCTATAAATGAAGTATTTGCAGATTTAGAAAAAACAGAAAAATCCTTAATTGCTAAAAGAATTGCATCAATATTAAAAGAATGTGCAGTCTCTGGTGGGGATATTAAAGACATTTTAACTTCAGTAACAGTCCACGCTTATAGATTGAGTGAGATGAAGAAGGAGATAAGTTCCAGGCAGTTTATATATGTTGTCGTTATCTACCTTACATTTTTTCTGTATATTGGGACTTCCTACATAATGGTTCATTCCCTTCTACCAACATTATTGAAAAATGTTCAGGGATTGAGTGTTGATTTTTATAGGAATTATTTATTTCAGGGGATTTTAATATACTCAATATTTTCTGGGGCTTCTTTAGGAATATTAACTGAAAGATCAATTATTGCTGGAATAAAACATGTTTTGTTTATGTTAATTGTTGGATATTTGATATTTAAACTCTATATTGGGGGATAA
- a CDS encoding type II/IV secretion system ATPase subunit, giving the protein MGITENLKKIFKFKNKSEKKDEKNLGIEESLKEVYEEIKNLEIYEKMTIDMADVIIGYDRVEKMGKYIVVEPILTKEEVELFLKLMKIVQMLLDVPVEEIEREKLQEYLKERIFEIFDDLKLTIDEMTKHKLIYYLVKHLIGYGKIDVLMKDENLEDISCTGVGKPVYVFHRKYEHLKTNIKFESEEELDSFCISLAQRCGKSLTLANPIVDGSLPDGSRLNVTLGNDISKYGSTFTIRKFTHSPILPTDLIRYGSISPEMLAYLWLLIEYKNSIMVAGEVATGKTTLLNAFSLFIPPKMKIVSIEDTPEIRLFHENWIAGTTRSGFGGEEYEVTMMDLLKAALRQRPDYLIVGEVRGEEAKILFQAITTGHLALATIHAKSPKAVIRRLNAEPMNIPKIMLEQLNAICMQVRIIYRGKFVRRTKSITEVVEYDPKTDDVILHDVFWWNPEDDTFEFSGKSYLLKRISEFAGISEKDVIDELHKRAEFLENLSEEKLRFEDFVKRICGYREENVMGG; this is encoded by the coding sequence ATGGGAATCACTGAAAATCTAAAAAAGATTTTTAAATTTAAAAATAAATCAGAAAAAAAAGATGAAAAAAATCTTGGAATAGAGGAGAGTTTGAAAGAAGTTTATGAAGAAATTAAAAACCTCGAAATATATGAAAAAATGACAATTGATATGGCAGATGTCATAATTGGTTACGATAGAGTAGAAAAAATGGGAAAGTACATAGTTGTTGAGCCAATTTTAACGAAAGAAGAAGTAGAATTATTTTTAAAATTAATGAAAATTGTGCAAATGTTGTTAGATGTCCCTGTGGAAGAAATAGAAAGAGAAAAATTGCAAGAATATTTAAAAGAAAGGATTTTTGAAATTTTTGATGATTTAAAGTTAACAATAGATGAGATGACAAAGCATAAATTAATTTACTATTTGGTTAAACACCTCATTGGTTATGGAAAGATAGATGTGCTTATGAAAGATGAGAATTTAGAGGATATTAGCTGTACTGGAGTTGGAAAACCGGTTTATGTATTCCATAGAAAATACGAACATCTAAAAACAAACATAAAATTTGAAAGTGAAGAAGAATTAGACTCATTTTGTATATCTTTAGCTCAAAGATGCGGAAAATCTTTAACTTTAGCCAATCCAATAGTTGATGGCTCTTTACCAGATGGTAGTAGGTTAAATGTAACCCTTGGAAATGATATCTCCAAATATGGTTCTACATTTACAATAAGGAAATTTACACACTCCCCAATCTTGCCAACCGATTTAATAAGGTACGGCAGTATTTCTCCTGAAATGCTTGCATATCTTTGGTTATTGATTGAATATAAAAACTCCATTATGGTTGCTGGAGAAGTAGCTACTGGAAAAACTACTCTTCTAAATGCATTCTCCCTCTTTATTCCACCAAAAATGAAAATTGTATCTATAGAAGATACTCCCGAAATCAGATTGTTTCATGAAAACTGGATTGCTGGAACTACGAGAAGCGGTTTTGGTGGAGAGGAATATGAAGTAACAATGATGGATTTATTAAAGGCAGCTTTAAGGCAGAGGCCAGATTACTTAATCGTTGGGGAGGTTAGAGGGGAAGAGGCTAAGATATTGTTTCAGGCAATTACTACAGGACATTTAGCATTGGCAACAATACACGCCAAATCTCCTAAAGCGGTTATAAGAAGATTGAATGCTGAGCCAATGAATATTCCAAAAATTATGCTCGAGCAATTAAATGCAATATGTATGCAGGTTAGAATAATATATAGAGGAAAGTTCGTTAGGAGAACTAAAAGCATAACCGAAGTTGTTGAATATGATCCAAAAACTGACGATGTTATTTTACATGACGTTTTTTGGTGGAATCCTGAGGATGACACTTTTGAATTTTCTGGAAAGAGTTATTTATTAAAAAGGATATCAGAATTTGCAGGTATTTCAGAAAAAGATGTTATTGACGAGCTTCATAAAAGAGCTGAATTTTTAGAAAATTTGAGTGAAGAAAAGCTTAGATTTGAAGATTTTGTTAAGAGAATATGTGGATATAGAGAAGAAAATGTAATGGGTGGTTAA